TCCTCATGCTCGCCAACGTCTGGCTCACCATCAAGGGCCGGCTGCGCAAGGAAGCCCCGCTCACGGATGCTGCCTACGATCCGGTCGCCGACCGTCCGATCGTCGCGCAACCTGCCGAATAGGACGACAATCAATGGGTTTCACCGACCAGCACAAGAAGATCGAACGCAACGTCACGCTGCTGGGCGTGGGCGCGTTCATCGCGGTCGCCATCGGCGGCATCGTGGAGATCGCGCCGCTTTTCTGGATCGACGGCACGATCGAGAAAGTCGAAGGGATGCGCCCCTACACCCCGCTGGAGCAGGCGGGCCGCGACATCTACGTCCGCGAAGGGTGCTACACCTGCCACAGCCAGATGATCCGCCCCTTCCGGGACGAGGTCGAACGGTATGGTCACTACAGCCTTGCCGCCGAAAGCATGTACGATCACCCGTTCCAGTGGGGATCCAAGCGAACCGGCCCCGACCTGGCGCGCGTGGGCAACCGGTATTCCGACGAATGGCACGTCCAGCACCTCATCGCCCCGCGGTCGGTCGTGCCGGAAAGCGTGATGCCGACGTATGCCTTCCTCGCCGAAACGGATCTCGATACGGCGCAGGCATCGGCCAAGCTGCGCGCGCTCAGCCGGGTCGGCGTGCCCTATTCGGAAACCGACATCCAACGCGCCCAGGCGGACCTCAAGGCCCAGGCCGATCCTGAGGCGGACGCCGGCGACCTGGCGACGCGATACCCCAAGGCGCAGATCCGCGACTTCGACGGCGATCCCACGCGCCTTACCGAAATGGACGCGATTGTCGCCTATCTCCAGATGCTCGGCACGCTGGTCGATGTGAACAGCGCCGCCGCGCAGGCGGAGCTGGCCAACGAAACGGGCCGGTGATGGGGCATTCGACGTACGAGACGATGCGCCAGTTCGCCGACAGTTGGGGCCTGTTCGCGATGGTGGTG
This region of Tsuneonella aeria genomic DNA includes:
- the ccoO gene encoding cytochrome-c oxidase, cbb3-type subunit II, translating into MGFTDQHKKIERNVTLLGVGAFIAVAIGGIVEIAPLFWIDGTIEKVEGMRPYTPLEQAGRDIYVREGCYTCHSQMIRPFRDEVERYGHYSLAAESMYDHPFQWGSKRTGPDLARVGNRYSDEWHVQHLIAPRSVVPESVMPTYAFLAETDLDTAQASAKLRALSRVGVPYSETDIQRAQADLKAQADPEADAGDLATRYPKAQIRDFDGDPTRLTEMDAIVAYLQMLGTLVDVNSAAAQAELANETGR